A portion of the Staphylococcus felis genome contains these proteins:
- the opp3b gene encoding oligopeptide ABC transporter permease gives MIRYTLKRLLYMVISLLIIITITFFLMKLMPGSPFNDEKLNEEQKTMLNEKYGLNDPLPVQYANYMKNVVKGDFGNSFQYDNQPVWELIKPRLVPSFQMGVFAMIIGVIVGVILGVIAATRQNTWVDYLATVISVIAISVPSFVLAVLLQYVFAVRLQWLPVAGWEGISTAILPSLALSAVVLATVARYIRAEMIEVLSSDYILLARAKGNTMTKVLFGHALRNALIPVITILVPMLASILTGTLTIENIFGVPGLGDQFVRSITTNDFSVIMAITLLFSTLFIVSIFIVDVLYGLIDPRIRLQGGKK, from the coding sequence ATGATTAGGTACACATTAAAACGGTTGTTATATATGGTTATTTCATTATTAATCATTATTACAATCACATTTTTCTTAATGAAATTAATGCCAGGCTCGCCGTTTAATGATGAAAAGTTAAATGAAGAGCAAAAAACGATGTTGAATGAAAAATATGGACTTAATGATCCATTACCCGTTCAATACGCAAATTATATGAAAAATGTAGTTAAAGGAGATTTTGGTAATTCGTTCCAATATGATAATCAGCCTGTTTGGGAGTTAATCAAACCAAGATTAGTTCCATCATTTCAAATGGGGGTATTTGCTATGATTATTGGCGTGATTGTCGGAGTAATTTTGGGAGTGATTGCGGCGACCCGTCAAAATACGTGGGTCGATTATCTGGCGACCGTTATATCCGTTATTGCTATTTCGGTACCATCGTTTGTACTTGCAGTATTATTACAGTATGTTTTTGCAGTAAGACTTCAGTGGTTACCTGTTGCAGGATGGGAAGGGATATCTACAGCAATATTGCCATCTCTTGCTTTGTCTGCAGTTGTATTGGCAACTGTTGCACGATATATTCGAGCAGAAATGATTGAAGTTTTAAGTTCAGATTACATATTACTTGCAAGAGCAAAGGGGAACACGATGACAAAAGTATTATTTGGTCATGCCTTGAGAAATGCATTAATACCGGTTATTACCATCTTAGTCCCAATGTTAGCGAGCATATTAACAGGTACGTTGACAATTGAAAATATTTTCGGGGTTCCAGGGCTTGGTGATCAATTTGTGAGATCGATTACGACGAATGACTTTTCAGTGATTATGGCAATCACTTTACTTTTTAGTACGTTGTTTATT